The sequence GCCGACGTGGCGCTGCGCCGCGCGGTGGGAGTACGAGGCTCCGCCGGTCACGGGCGGCGCCTTGCGCGGCCGCCCGCCCTTGCGCCCGTTCGCCCGGGCGGCGGCCGCCTTCGCCTCGCTGCGGCTGCGGCCCCCCGCCCGGGCGAACTCCCGGTACACGAACGCGGGGCCGAGCACCTCGGCCAGCACGCCCGCCAGCGACACGTCCTCGTCGAGGGCGTCCCAGCGCAGCGCGTCGCCGCCGGGGTACACCTCCACCGCGGCGCGCTGCTCGGGGGCGGCCTCCGCCAGCCGGGGCACCAGCGCCGCCGGAAAGGCGAAGGCGGCCCCGTTGCGCAGCTCCACCACCACGCGCTCCGTGGCGGCGTCGTAGTGCGCCGCGCGCGCCCGCGGCTCGGTGCGCTCGGCGGCGCGCTCCGCCTCGCGCGCCAGGTCCAGCTGCGCCAGGATCTCGGCGTCAGACAGCTCCCGCTTCCCGTGCTTCTCCATGCACCCTCCTCCACTCGTCCAGGAGCCGTTTCCGGTGCGCGTGGACGAT is a genomic window of Longimicrobium sp. containing:
- a CDS encoding DUF2442 domain-containing protein, whose amino-acid sequence is MEKHGKRELSDAEILAQLDLAREAERAAERTEPRARAAHYDAATERVVVELRNGAAFAFPAALVPRLAEAAPEQRAAVEVYPGGDALRWDALDEDVSLAGVLAEVLGPAFVYREFARAGGRSRSEAKAAAARANGRKGGRPRKAPPVTGGASYSHRAAQRHVGVVRETPLEPYNARPEEPEEKGRAPDGGEG